The Vitis riparia cultivar Riparia Gloire de Montpellier isolate 1030 chromosome 3, EGFV_Vit.rip_1.0, whole genome shotgun sequence genome includes a region encoding these proteins:
- the LOC117911194 gene encoding disease resistance protein RPP13-like, with amino-acid sequence MERAVISFVVNRIGDQLIEEAVFLKDVRPRIERLHRDLRAINCFLEAADAKQEEDPRVRNWVSDIRDVAYDAEDVVDMFILKAEALRRKIFVKRIFQKPRCLHNLGKKIDDIQTNLQDISKRREILGIKNIGEGTSTSTQMLQNLRRTTPRAEKHVIVGLNEEAEKLVKQLTTGDPRRRVISIVGMGGIGKTTLAKKIYNHSRVVDHFQSCRAWVYVSQDCRPRDIFQQILNQFPYTPTGDEARKIEKLQENELGDFLHDQLKRKRFLVVLDDIWGSDDWKCLANAFPEESDGSRLLLTTRKKDVALQADAQSVPYEVKLLSEAESWKLFCRSAIPDNVTESCPPELKEFGERMVKKCAGLPLAIVVLGGLLSSKKQLSTEWEKVLKNLQAHFSSDKGVDAVLSLSYIDLPHNLRSCFLYLGLFPEDQIIPTRKLLLLWMAEGFIPQQDERRMEDTAEDYLNELISRNLVQVVTLSVNERATKCQIHDVVRDLCIKRAKEQNLFEIKKSVSSSFPSTKSRRQGIYFDLERYASTKHSTPYIRSLFFFTLKDHRSRLDFICKYFKLLRVLDLEGSFIEIPRAIGKLIHLRYLRLNSQHRTCFPTYLGNLRSLQTLDINNFRKVSTMMQNMANLRHLFISYERQDGKPLRIDTLRNLQTLSGIWFSDLQQNDTSKLPNLHKLKIKVGFDLEVSQFSNSIAKLENLRSLYLERLHDPFQLGNLRSLHCEIFQRFQPETSSYPFDLFSLNLNNFVKSDPPSIPSFVMNSWLHLSKLHLKGNIKQLPRAHEFSPNLTQLTLEGIMLDSDTMAILEKLPKLLILRLRMISKLRQGVLQVSANGFPQLKILQLASLDQMKSLNINKGGMSKLTQLQNFFCVLNIQGVSKLLHLQKVDVIDSYLDANRWASTFHHSSNWRHTKRWLDNDKGLWHFYRR; translated from the exons ATGGAAAGGGCTGTAATCTCCTTTGTCGTAAACAGGATTGGTGACCAACTCATTGAAGAAGCAGTTTTCTTGAAGGATGTGCGCCCACGAATTGAGAGGCTGCATAGAGATCTGAGGGCGATCAATTGCTTCTTGGAAGCAGCCGATGCAAAGCAAGAGGAAGACCCAAGGGTGCGTAACTGGGTTTCAGACATCCGAGATGTTGCTTATGATGCTGAAGACGTGGTCGACATGTTCATCCTCAAGGCTGAGGCCCTGAGGAGAAAAATCTTTGTCAAGCGCATTTTCCAAAAGCCGAGGTGTCTGCATAACCTTGGCAAGAAAATCGATGACATCCAAACTAACCTCCAAGACATCTCAAAGAGGCGGGAAATCCtgggaataaaaaatattggtgaAGGAACAAGCACTTCAACTCAGATGCTGCAGAATCTAAGACGGACCACTCCTCGTGCAGAAAAACATGTCATTGTAGGCCTGAATGAAGAAGCCGAAAAGCTTGTGAAGCAGCTGACCACAGGAGACCCAAGGCGCCGTGTGATTTCTATTGTAGGAATGGGCGGCATCGGCAAAACTACTCTTGCCAAGAAAATCTATAATCATAGCAGAGTTGTGGATCATTTTCAGTCTTGTCGTGCGTGGGTTTATGTATCCCAAGATTGTAGACCCAGAGACATCTTTCAACAAATTCTAAACCAATTTCCTTATACACCAACGGGAGATGAAGCAAGGAAGATAGAGAAATTGCAGGAGAACGAGTTGGGGGATTTCCTTCATGATCAACTGAAGCGGAAAAGGTTTTTGGTAGTTTTGGATGACATATGGGGAAGTGATGATTGGAAATGTCTTGCTAATGCATTCCCAGAGGAGAGTGATGGCAGTAGATTACTTCTTACAACTAGAAAAAAGGATGTCGCTTTGCAAGCAGATGCTCAAAGTGTTCCCTACGAAGTGAAACTCCTCTCCGAAGCGGAAAGTTGGAAGTTGTTTTGTAGAAGTGCAATCCCTGACAATGTTACTGAGAGTTGTCCTCCAGAGTTGAAGGAATTCGGGGAAAGGATGGTGAAGAAATGTGCTGGTTTACCATTGGCCATTGTTGTATTGGGAGGCTTGTTATCATCCAAAAAGCAGTTATCTACTGAGTGGGAAAAGGTGCTCAAGAACCTACAGGCGCACTTCTCCAGTGACAAAGGAGTAGACGCAGTATTGAGTTTAAGCTACATCGACTTGCCCCACAACTTGAGATCATGCTTTCTTTATTTAGGCCTCTTCCCAGAAGATCAGATTATCCCCACAAGAAAATTGCTCCTCCTATGGATGGCAGAGGGTTTTATTCCACAGCAAGATGAACGAAGAATGGAGGACACCGCTGAGGATTATTTGAATGAGTTAATCAGTAGAAACTTGGTTCAAGTAGTAACATTGAGTGTTAATGAGAGAGCAACAAAATGCCAAATTCATGATGTAGTACGGGATTTATGCATCAAAAGGGCGAAAGAGCAGAACCTTTTTGAGATAAAAAAGAGCGTGAGTTCATCTTTTCCTTCAACCAAATCCCGTCGACAGGGTATTTATTTTGACTTGGAGAGGTATGCTTCCACAAAACATTCAACTCCATACATTcgctctctcttcttcttcacatTAAAAGATCACAGGTCCCGTTTAGATTTTATTTGCAAATATTTCAAACTGCTTAGGGTGCTAGACTTGGAAGGTTCATTCATTGAGATACCGAGAGCAATTGGGAAACTGATTCATTTGAGGTATTTGAGATTAAATTCGCAGCATAGAACTTGTTTTCCAACATATTTAGGTAATTTAAGGAGTTTGCAGACATtggatataaataattttaggaaGGTATCAACTATGATGCAGAACATGGCAAATCTACGACACCTTTTCATCTCGTATGAGAGACAAGATGGCAAGCCATTACGAATTGACACTCTAAGAAATCTCCAGACTCTATCCGGCATATGGTTTAGTGATTTGCAACAAAATGATACGAGTAAGTTACCTAACCTTcataaattgaaaatcaaagtgGGATTTGACTTGGAAGTGTCCCAGTTCTCAAACTCTATTGCCAAGCTTGAGAACCTTCGCTCATTGTATCTTGAGAGATTACATGATCCCTTCCAGCTTGGGAATCTTCGCTCATTGCATTGTGAGATATTTCAACGCTTCCAGCCTGAGACATCATCATATCCCTTCGATCTTTTCTCATTAAATCTCAACAATTTTGTGAAATCAGATCCCCCTAGCATTCCGTCTTTTGTCATGAACTCTTGGCTCCATCTATCTAAGCTGCACTTGAAGGGAAACATAAAGCAATTGCCTAGGGCACATGAGTTCTCACCAAATCTAACCCAGTTGACCTTAGAAGGGATTATGCTGGACTCTGACACTATGGCGATTTTGGAGAAGCTGCcaaaattgttgattttaagATTGAGGATGATCTCAAAACTCAGACAAGGAGTACTGCAAGTATCTGCAAATGGCTTTCCTCAACTCAAAATCCTTCAACTTGCTAGCTTAGACCAAATGAAGAGTTTGAATATAAACAAGGGTGGCATGTCAAAGCTTACTCAATTGcagaattttttttgtgttttgaaCATCCAGGGAGTTAGCAAGCTCTTGCATCTACAAAAGGTAGATGTCATTGATTCATATCTAGATGCTAATCGTTGGGCTTCTACTTTTCATCATTCTTCCAACTGGCGTCATACAAAAAG GTGGTTAGACAACGATAAAGGATTATGGCACTTTTACCGTAGATGA